One genomic region from Phragmites australis chromosome 1, lpPhrAust1.1, whole genome shotgun sequence encodes:
- the LOC133916821 gene encoding probable receptor-like protein kinase At5g20050 yields MSGLHDSSVGPPPHRGCCGACASALCKMVKGLLHVAIVFILFLMIFLGYEDYGFSASITLESLAFPAVACLYFCTSSNRKERTISAIFLAVLAVVIVAAAPSAKDKISSVAVIFVCNCVALSVYCIWKFCALVKPCLRCRRARGAAAAAAAAAPPPPLLPVQQEEAGCSPVQQTTFRIEELPREFSYEEIRAVTGDFGSMAGRGGSAEVFRGLLDDGTAVAVKRISSDKPVGEADFLREISIVANVHHRSLVRLLGYCLLRGGAGQYLVYPFFENGSLDWWLFNGEERRRLLPWPTRRRIAVDVARALAYLHHECHRQILHLDIKPANILLDGGLRAHVSDFGISMSIAWDLTSVDTCGRGTPGYMAPEIWASALSSKSDVYSYGMTLLELVGGRRSFVPGGASSNTPSFFPCVVWEKMARGDLMEVVDAAMACVDEGEVEAVVKVALCCVQHQRNMRPSMLTVMDMLEGRVPADLPPESRPPSVVNFTEPLWSPATHDR; encoded by the coding sequence ATGTCAGGTCTACATGACTCCAGTGttggtcctcctcctcatcgtggATGCTGCGGTGCCTGTGCCTCTGCGTTgtgcaagatggtgaagggcCTTTTACATGTAGCGATTGTATTTATCCTATTCCTTatgatttttcttggatatgaAGATTATGGCTTCAGTGCAAGTATTACTCTTGAATCACTGGCATTCCCTGCCGTTGCTTGCCTATACTTTTGCACCTCATCAAATCGGAAGGAGAGGACAATTTCCGCAATATTTCTTGCTGTACTTGCTGTAGTGATCGTTGCAGCTGCTCCCAGCGCCAAGGACAAGATTTCTTCTGTAGCTGTCATTTTCGTCTGCAATTGCGTGGCCCTATCGGTGTACTGCATCTGGAAGTTTTGTGCACTAGTGAAGCCTTGTCTCCGATGCCGTCGTGCTCGTGGCGcggcagctgctgctgcggcggcggcgccgccgccgccgcttttACCGGTGCAACAAGAAGAAGCAGGGTGTAGTCCCGTGCAACAGACCACGTTCCGCATCGAGGAGCTGCCGCGGGAGTTCTCGTACGAAGAGATTCGAGCTGTGACCGGTGACTTCGGAAGTATGGCGGGGCGTGGCGGCTCCGCCGAAGTCTTCCGTGGCCTCCTCGACGACGGCACGGCGGTCGCCGTCAAGCGGATCAGCAGCGACAAGCCCGTCGGCGAGGCTGACTTCCTCAGAGAGATCTCCATCGTGGCGAACGTGCATCACCGCAGCCTGGTGCGCCTCCTCGGCTACTGCCTCCTGCGCGGCGGCGCCGGTCAGTATCTGGTTTACCCGTTCTTCGAGAACGGGTCGCTGGACTGGTGGCTGTTCAACGGCGAGGAGAGGAGGCGCCTCCTGCCCTGGCCGACGAGGCGCCGCATCGCCGTCGACGTCGCCAGGGCGCTCGCGTACCTCCACCACGAGTGCCACCGGCAGATCCTGCACCTCGACATCAAGCCGGCCAACATCCTCCTCGACGGTGGCCTCCGGGCGCACGTGTCGGACTTCGGCATCTCCATGTCCATCGCATGGGACCTGACCAGCGTCGACACCTGCGGGAGGGGCACCCCCGGGTACATGGCACCGGAGATATGGGCCAGCGCGCTGTCCTCCAAGTCCGACGTGTACAGCTACGGCATGACGCTCCTCGAGCTCGTCGGTGGGCGCCGGAGCTTCGTGCCCGGCGGCGCCTCGTCCAACACGCCGAGCTTCTTCCCGTGCGTCGTGTGGGAGAAGATGGCGCGAGGCGACCTCATGGAGGTGGTGGACGCGGCCATGGCGTGCGTGGACGAGGgggaggtggaggcggtggtgaAGGTGGCGCTCTGCTGCGTCCAGCACCAGCGGAACATGAGGCCCAGCATGCTAACTGTTATGGACATGCTCGAAGGACGTGTCCCCGCCGATCTGCCGCCGGAGAGCCGTCCGCCGTCCGTCGTGAATTTCACGGAGCCACTTTGGTCGCCAGCCACGCACGATCGGTGA
- the LOC133916848 gene encoding GTP-binding nuclear protein Ran-2-like — MALPNQQVVDYPSFKLVIVGDGGTGKTTFVKRHLTGEFEKKYEPTIGVEVHPLDFSTNCGKIRFYCWDTAGQEKFGGLRDGYYIHGQCAIIMFDVTSRLTYKNVPTWHRDLCRVCENIPIVLCGNKVDVKNRQVKAKQVTFHRKKNLQYYEISAKSNYNFEKPFLYLARKLAGDQNLHFVEAVALKPPEVQIDMAMQQQHEAELTAAAAQPLPDDDDDLIE, encoded by the exons ATG GCGTTGCCGAACCAGCAGGTCGTGGATTACCCCAGCTTCAAGCTCGTCATCGTTGGCGACGGTGGAACTG GTAAAACCACGTTTGTGAAAAGGCATCTTACGGGCGAGTTTGAAAAGAAATATGAAC CCACCATTGGTGTTGAAGTTCACCCGCTGGATTTTAGCACTAACTGTGGCAAAATCCGATTCTATTGCTGGGACACTGCTGGTCAAGAGAAATTCGGTGGCCTCAGGGATGGCTACTA TATTCATGGTCAGTGTGCCATCATTATGTTTGATGTAACATCAAGGCTGACATACAAGAATGTACCAACATGGCACAGGGACTTGTGCAG GGTGTGTGAGAACATTCCCATTGTCCTATGTGGTAACAAGGTTGACGTGAAGAACAGGCAAGTTAAAGCCAAGCAAGTTACATTCCACAGGAAGAAGAACTTGCAGTACTATGAAATTTCTGCCAAGAGCAATTACAACTTTGAGAAGCCCTTCCTTTACCTTGCAAGGAAGCTGGCAGG GGATCAAAACCTTCACTTTGTTGAGGCTGTTGCTCTGAAGCCACCGGAAGTGCAGATTGATATGGCCATGCAGCAACA GCATGAAGCTGAGCTCACAGCTGCTGCGGCGCAACCCCTCCCGGATGACGACGATGACCTGATCGAATAG
- the LOC133884445 gene encoding transcription initiation factor TFIID subunit 7-like: MEERIERLMNESAAASSSNSDEASLDLLRSGTENCNLVTFWTYDDSVLIKTADIGQMIMVRGENDPAPEGVEYKHGLTPPMRDACRQNADLSYTMLQAELVNQVEKHLINIMHGVSNANVIGGEEGSDRKKAAVARATKLDVPEPAAIGEEAEPERSDSDSRMSPWT; the protein is encoded by the exons ATGGAGGAGCGGATCGAGCGCCTCATGAACGAATCCGCTGCTGCTTCCTCCTCCAACTCCGACGAGGCATCCCTCGACCTCCTCAGGTCAG GAACTGAAAATTGTAATTTGGTCACCTTTTGGACGTATGATGATTCTGTGTTAATTAAAACTGCTGATATTGGTCAG ATGATTATGGTAAGAGGAGAAAATGATCCTGCTCCAGAAGGAGTTGAGTACAAGCATGGGCTTACTCCTCCAATGAGGGATGCATGCAG GCAGAACGCTGATCTTTCTTACACAATGTTGCAGGCAGAGTTGGTTAATCAAGTTGAGAAGCATCTCATCAATATTATGCACGGAGTATCT AATGCCAATGTAATCGGAGGCGAGGAAGGCAGTGATCGTAAGAAAGCTGCAGTGGCTCGTGCAACCAAGCTTGATGTTCCAGAGCCTGCTGCAATTGGCGAGGAAGCTGAACCTGAGAGGAGCGACTCGGATAGTCGGATGAGTCCGTGGACCTAG